One genomic segment of Clostridium saccharoperbutylacetonicum N1-4(HMT) includes these proteins:
- a CDS encoding YdcF family protein, whose translation MTVVGGELIKDITSFIFIEDKLEKADIIFIPGGSWPEPAENAAKLYLANYAPFILPSGKYSMSKGYFPGAMTKANEYTGPYYTEWAFMKDVLLSYKVTEDAILKEDNATWTKENAFKSREVTDKYNLKIKKAIICCKSFHAKRCLMFYSWAYPSTEFLISPVDVENVTKDNWFKTENGIDKVMGELSRCGGQFKKAIPSWFK comes from the coding sequence ATGACAGTTGTTGGCGGGGAATTAATAAAAGATATAACATCTTTTATTTTTATTGAGGATAAATTAGAAAAAGCTGATATTATTTTCATTCCAGGTGGTTCTTGGCCTGAACCTGCAGAAAATGCAGCCAAGCTATATCTGGCTAATTATGCTCCTTTTATTTTACCATCAGGTAAATATAGTATGAGTAAAGGCTATTTTCCAGGGGCAATGACTAAGGCAAATGAATATACTGGACCATATTATACTGAATGGGCTTTTATGAAAGATGTATTATTATCATATAAAGTAACTGAAGATGCAATATTAAAAGAAGATAATGCTACTTGGACAAAAGAAAATGCATTCAAATCCCGTGAAGTAACAGACAAATACAATTTGAAAATAAAGAAAGCAATTATTTGTTGTAAATCCTTTCATGCAAAACGATGTTTAATGTTCTACAGCTGGGCATATCCATCTACAGAATTTTTAATATCTCCAGTAGATGTAGAAAATGTAACTAAAGATAACTGGTTTAAAACTGAAAATGGCATTGATAAAGTTATGGGGGAATTATCACGATGTGGTGGTCAGTTTAAAAAAGCAATTCCTTCTTGGTTTAAGTAA
- a CDS encoding HD-GYP domain-containing protein, whose translation MIENSEVTLSQMIKIIHRAINSVERGLLNHGEKVAYLMLNLLKAEGSYSEEEIINLCAISIFHDIGAYKVAEKDKVAEVDESASVYEHAIYGSLFIKYFSPLSDLYKVVLTHHFTHTYYLENEIDVISIEGLLLNFADYVDRMYVSENTNIKDTILKIKDEFLAEHIDLFLTADSKFNFLSKLFDGSYLKELYEFFDKKILTREEVLAYSQMLAYSIDFRSEATVKHTIIVEAISYQIGKLYGLNKKTLSKIKMASTLHDIGKIGIPVEILEKPGKLTDDEFEIMKSHAIMGYNILSDLNIDDIRDIGTLHHEKLDGAGYPFGLKENQLTTEMRIVAIGDIVSALIGVRSYKEAFSKEKIIKILTDMAAYKKIDSFIVNLFAENYDFIIEEAQKQSSNLMDIYSNLNTEFKILLKQFTYK comes from the coding sequence ATGATAGAAAATTCAGAAGTTACTTTAAGTCAAATGATAAAGATTATACATAGAGCAATAAATTCAGTAGAAAGAGGACTTTTAAATCATGGAGAAAAGGTTGCTTATTTAATGCTTAATTTACTAAAAGCAGAAGGAAGCTACAGTGAAGAAGAAATAATTAATCTTTGTGCAATTTCAATCTTTCATGATATAGGAGCCTATAAGGTTGCAGAAAAAGACAAAGTTGCAGAAGTTGATGAATCAGCTTCTGTATACGAGCATGCTATTTATGGCTCTTTATTTATAAAGTATTTTTCCCCACTTTCAGATTTATATAAAGTTGTATTAACTCACCATTTTACACATACATATTATCTAGAGAATGAAATTGATGTAATTTCTATAGAAGGATTATTATTAAATTTTGCAGATTATGTGGATAGAATGTATGTAAGTGAAAATACAAACATTAAAGATACCATACTTAAAATAAAAGATGAATTTTTAGCTGAGCATATAGATTTATTTTTAACTGCAGATAGTAAATTTAATTTTCTAAGTAAATTATTTGATGGATCATACCTAAAAGAATTATATGAGTTTTTCGATAAAAAGATTTTAACAAGAGAAGAAGTATTAGCATATAGTCAAATGCTTGCATATTCTATAGACTTTAGAAGTGAAGCTACAGTTAAACACACTATAATAGTTGAGGCTATAAGCTATCAAATTGGAAAATTATATGGACTAAACAAGAAAACTTTATCAAAAATAAAAATGGCATCAACCCTTCATGATATAGGTAAAATAGGCATTCCTGTTGAAATTTTAGAAAAGCCAGGAAAGCTTACAGATGATGAATTTGAAATTATGAAAAGTCATGCAATTATGGGTTACAATATTTTAAGTGACTTAAATATTGATGATATTAGAGATATTGGTACATTACATCATGAAAAATTAGATGGAGCAGGATATCCTTTTGGCTTAAAAGAAAACCAACTTACTACAGAAATGCGAATTGTAGCAATAGGAGATATTGTTAGTGCCTTAATTGGAGTTCGGAGTTATAAGGAAGCCTTTAGTAAGGAGAAGATAATTAAAATATTGACAGATATGGCTGCGTATAAAAAAATAGATTCGTTTATAGTTAATTTATTTGCGGAAAATTATGATTTCATTATTGAAGAAGCACAAAAACAATCAAGCAATTTAATGGATATCTATTCAAATCTAAATACTGAGTTCAAGATTTTATTGAAGCAATTTACATACAAATAA
- a CDS encoding response regulator transcription factor has protein sequence MNLYNVLIVEDEKEICDGIEIYLKNQGYNVFKAGNGLEGLEIIENEAIHLAVVDIMMPKMDGTTMVMKLRENYEFPVIMLTAKSEEMDKIMGLNIGADDYVTKPFNPMELLARVNSQLRRYSKYLNVINNLEENSNSYVIGGLELNLDTKEVLLDGEDIKVTPIEFKILKLLMKNPGRVFSAEEIYELVWKEHAINTDTVMVHVRNIREKIEIDRKNPKYLKVVWGVGYKIERQ, from the coding sequence ATGAATTTATATAATGTCTTAATTGTTGAAGATGAAAAAGAAATATGCGATGGTATTGAAATATACTTAAAAAATCAGGGTTACAATGTTTTTAAAGCAGGTAATGGACTTGAAGGCCTTGAAATCATTGAAAATGAGGCAATTCACTTAGCCGTTGTTGACATCATGATGCCTAAAATGGATGGAACTACAATGGTTATGAAACTTCGTGAAAATTACGAGTTCCCTGTTATAATGCTTACTGCAAAATCTGAAGAAATGGACAAAATCATGGGCCTTAATATAGGTGCAGACGATTATGTTACAAAACCCTTTAATCCCATGGAGCTTCTGGCAAGAGTAAATTCACAATTAAGAAGATATTCAAAATATTTAAATGTCATAAATAATTTAGAAGAAAACTCAAATAGTTACGTTATTGGAGGCCTAGAATTAAATCTAGATACTAAAGAAGTGCTTTTAGATGGAGAAGATATTAAAGTTACACCAATAGAATTTAAAATTTTAAAACTTCTTATGAAAAATCCAGGAAGAGTATTTTCAGCAGAAGAAATTTATGAATTAGTTTGGAAAGAACATGCTATAAATACGGATACTGTAATGGTACATGTTAGAAATATAAGAGAAAAAATTGAAATTGACAGAAAAAATCCAAAATATTTAAAGGTGGTATGGGGAGTTGGATACAAAATTGAACGACAGTAA